In the genome of Maribacter forsetii DSM 18668, the window AAATGGGCTAACGACTTCATGAATTCTCTAGTGGGACAAAAAGAGAAAGATCAAACGTATAAGTCCAAAAAACTTTCGGAAAAACTTATGAATAACGTCATGGACGATTATAGCAAAGCCAAAAGAAGATTGGTTTTCTTGGACTATGATGGTACACTAGCTGGTTTTCATACCGATCCACAAAAAGCTTCTCCAGACGAAGAATTATACAAACTTTTAGATGCGATTTCTTCGCAACCAAATACAGACATGTATTTAATTAGTGGTCGGGATAAAGAAACGTTCACTAAATGGTTCTTACCAAAAAAATACAACATGATTGTTGAGCATGGTGTGTGGATCTCGCAAGGTGGCGAAGAGTTTAGAATGCTGGAAACCGTAAAGAAAGACTGGATGGAGAAGATTTTACCGGTATTGGAATCTTTTGTTGATCGTACTCCCGGTAGTTTTATTGAGGAAAAAAATTACTCCCTAGCTTGGCATTATAGAAAAACAGATCCTGATTTTGGTCAAAAGCGTTCTGTTGAATTAAATACGGTACTTACCAGTCTTATTGCCAATGACGATTTAAGCGTGTTAAACGGTAATAAGGTAATGGAAATAAAAAGTAGTAATGTGAATAAAGGTAGAGCATCTATGCGTGTATACACGGAACATGAGTACGATTTTGTTTTCGCTATTGGTGATGATTGGACAGATGAGTTTATGTTTCAAGAACTGCCTGAAGACTCTATTACCGTGAAAGTAGGACGCCAAAAAACGCAAGCAAGGTATTTTGTTGATAACACAAAAAATGTCCGTACAATTTTAAAAAGATTTGCCGACGAAGGATAACGCTAATCATATTCCACAATACAATGAAACAAATTCTCAATTTTGCATTTGTAAGTGTTATTTTCTGCCTTAACTCTTATGCCCAACAAGGCACTGAAGTTTATCTGACCGATTTAAATTGGTCAAATGATTCTTTAAAAATTGGAACTCCAATAAATATTTCTAACAATGAAGGCTATGATAATCAGCCTTCATTTTTTTCTGATGAAAAAATTCTTTTTGCTGCTACTAGAAATAGTCAAACAGATATTATTCTATTTGATATAAACGATAAAAAGACAACTTGGCTTTCCAATACACCCAATGGCAGTGAATATTCTCCATTGAAAATTCCGGGTAGAGATGCCGTTTCTGCAGTTCGTTTAGATGAAGATGGGTTACAACGTTTATATGAGTATAATATAAAGACAGGTGAATCAAAGGTTTTAATACCAGATTTAAAAGTGGGTTATCATGTTTGGTATACTAAAGATATCATCGTATGTACGGTATTAATTGAAAATCGTATGGATTTGGTAGTGTATAACCTAAAGGAGAACACCCATTATACTGCACAAAAAAATGTAGGTAGGTCGTTGCATAAAATTCCGAATTCTGAACTTATAAGTTTTATAGCAAAAGTTGATGAGAATGCCACAATTACATCACTAAACCCTTATTCTAAAGAAAAAAAGGATATCATAACCCTTTTAGGGGATAGCGAAGATATTTCTTGGATGAACGATGGTCGATTGATTAATGCCTATGAATCCATAATTCTGTCTTTTAATCCCAAAGTGGATACAGAATGGAAATTAGCATCCCAAATCAATGATCCAGATGTCAACGGAATCTCTAGATTAGCGATTAGTCCAAAAGGAAATTACCTAAGTTTTGTTTCTAAAGATTCACAAAAAAGAATTGTTGACAAGCAAGTAGAAACGTTTAATGCGCGAGACGTACAAGCATTTGCCAATTGTTTTTCGAAAAATGTTGTGGTAAAAAACTACCCAAAGGACACTCTGTACGTTGGGCGGGAAATTTTAAAGGAAAAGTATCAAAACTTTTATGACCGTACGCCAAATATTGATGTAAAAGTATCTTCTAGAATTCATTTGGGAAAGACTATTATAGATCAAGAACAGATAACCATTGGCGATAGACAATTTCATCAAGTTGCCATTTATGAGGTTGACGGACTTATAAATAGCATGACTTTCTTAAAAGATACGTCAATCGATAAAAATCCAGAAGTACCTGTACAACATCAACTTGAAGCTTATAATGCTAAAGACATCAATGCCTTTTTAAGTCCTTACGCTAAAGACGTGAAAGTTTATGGTGCTAACGGCGAACTAAAAACAGAGGGTATTGAAAATATGCGAAATGACTATGATCGCTTTTTTAGTACTACCACAGACCTTCATTGTGAAACTAAGAATAGGATTGTAATTGGTAACATAGTTATTGATGAAGAATTCATAACCATACAAGGGGATTCTTATACTGCAATAGGTATTTATGAAATTGAAAATAATAAAATAGCCAAGGTTACTTTTTTACATTGATCTATTGAAGCAAAAGCTACATATTCTCCCCATTATAATTCTTTCGCAATTTGCCTGCACCTCTACTTGGTTTGCCGGTAATGCGATTATTGAATCATTGACCAAAAAGTTAGATTTTGGTCCTGAAATAATTAGTTATGTCATATCATCGGTTCAATTCGGATTTATAGTCGGTACATTAATTTTTGGCATTCTTATGATTGCAGATCGTTTTTCACCCTCAAGGGTGTTTATGATTTGTGCGTTTCTTGCTTCTATTTCAAATCTATCTTTAATCTACCCGCAATTAAACGTGGGCGGATTGCTATTAGCCAGATTCAGTACTGGATTCTTTTTGGCCGGCATCTATCCCGTAGGTATGAAAATAGCCGCAGATTATTATGAGAAGGGTTTAGGCAAAGCACTGGGATATTTGGTAGGTGCCTTAGTTCTTGGTACAGCTTTTCCTTTTTTGATTAAAGGAAGCCCATTTGCAAGTCATCCAGATAAAGTAATTATGTTAACCTCTGGTATTACCGTTATTGGCGGATTATTACTCTTCATGCTTGTACCTAATGGACCTTACAGAGTTGCAAGCACAACATTGAAGTTAAATGCAGGACCCAAGCTTTTCCAAAATTTTGAATTTAAGAAAGCTGCATTCGGCTATTTTGGGCATATGTGGGAACTATATGCTTTTTGGGCATTTACACCTATTGCAATTCAATGGTTTGCTATAAAGTCCGGCAGTAATATTTCCGTATCACTATGGTCTGGAATCGTAATAGCGCTCGGCGGATTATCATGTGCCTATGGTGGCATGCTCTCTCAGCGCATAGGTAGTAAGAAAGTGGCTCTTGCAGCCTTAATAGCATCCGGCTTTATATGCTTGATCTCGCCATTGCTATTTTCGCTTCCCATCTATTTATTCTTAGTAGGTTGGTGTATATGGGGTATTGCAGTTACTGCAGACTCACCCCAATTTTCAAATTTAGTA includes:
- a CDS encoding nuclear transport factor 2 family protein, yielding MKQILNFAFVSVIFCLNSYAQQGTEVYLTDLNWSNDSLKIGTPINISNNEGYDNQPSFFSDEKILFAATRNSQTDIILFDINDKKTTWLSNTPNGSEYSPLKIPGRDAVSAVRLDEDGLQRLYEYNIKTGESKVLIPDLKVGYHVWYTKDIIVCTVLIENRMDLVVYNLKENTHYTAQKNVGRSLHKIPNSELISFIAKVDENATITSLNPYSKEKKDIITLLGDSEDISWMNDGRLINAYESIILSFNPKVDTEWKLASQINDPDVNGISRLAISPKGNYLSFVSKDSQKRIVDKQVETFNARDVQAFANCFSKNVVVKNYPKDTLYVGREILKEKYQNFYDRTPNIDVKVSSRIHLGKTIIDQEQITIGDRQFHQVAIYEVDGLINSMTFLKDTSIDKNPEVPVQHQLEAYNAKDINAFLSPYAKDVKVYGANGELKTEGIENMRNDYDRFFSTTTDLHCETKNRIVIGNIVIDEEFITIQGDSYTAIGIYEIENNKIAKVTFLH
- a CDS encoding MFS transporter, which gives rise to MKQKLHILPIIILSQFACTSTWFAGNAIIESLTKKLDFGPEIISYVISSVQFGFIVGTLIFGILMIADRFSPSRVFMICAFLASISNLSLIYPQLNVGGLLLARFSTGFFLAGIYPVGMKIAADYYEKGLGKALGYLVGALVLGTAFPFLIKGSPFASHPDKVIMLTSGITVIGGLLLFMLVPNGPYRVASTTLKLNAGPKLFQNFEFKKAAFGYFGHMWELYAFWAFTPIAIQWFAIKSGSNISVSLWSGIVIALGGLSCAYGGMLSQRIGSKKVALAALIASGFICLISPLLFSLPIYLFLVGWCIWGIAVTADSPQFSNLVASAVAPELKGTALTLVNCIGFAITIISIQLLGSLQSIIPITLLFIPLAIGPVLGVYYLLAKKNN